The region GTAGTTTTACCAGCACCCTCAGCACCTGAAATACAAACGGTACTACCTTCAGGAACTAATATACTAAAGTCCCTAAATATGAGCTTCTGTTTGGGATATTCAAAACTAAAATTAATTAGTTCAACTCGTAATCCATTTTCTTGCCTACCCAGTATCGTGCTTCCCTCTTTTTCTAATACACTTTCCGTAACACTTGCCAACTTTTCTAAGCCTGTAATTACATCATAGATACTATCTAAACTTCCAATTAGTTTTTCAACAGCATTTATGATTGTTAATATTACTATTTCTGCAGCTATAAATTCACCAATATTGATTTGCTGATTAATTAAAAGATTAGTGCCTACTATAAGCATTGAAGCAGTGATCATCACTTTAAAAAAAACCAGTGCTCTATATTGCAACAATAACACTTTAAAATGAGCGGTTCTTGATAGTACATATTCATGAACATTTTCATCGGTCTTTTTTAAATTCATTTGTGACCCTTGACTAAATTTAAATGACTTTATTACCCTTCCCATTTCTTGCAACCAAGCAACAACCTCATACTTGTAACCACTCTCTTGCAAACTGGTTCTGATTCCTTTCTTTGCAGTGAGCCTCACCATCAAATATAGCACTGCCAGTAACAAAAATCCAAATAATATAAAGATGGAATGATATAATGACAATAAAATCAAACTGAAAATAATTTGAATACTCGCGGTAGGGATATCTAAAAGCAGTTTTGAAATTCCTTTCTGCACATTAATTGCTTCAAAAATTCGATTCACCTTTTCTGGCAAATAATAACTATCCAATTTTATGAGATCGAATCGTGGAATTTTTTCTGCAAAATCAAATGCGTAGCGTACAAATATATTTTGTTGAATCTTCTCTATAATCTTCATTTGATTTATTTGTAATATACCAACCAAAAGCACTCCCAAAACCACCAATAACGAAAGAACATAAATAGAAGTAACCATCGTTGCCCCCATTACAAAACCAATAATAGCTTGTATACCTACTGGTACAGTAAGCTGAAGCAGACCGCTTAATACTGAATAGTAGTATATAGACCATACCTCCTGCTTCTCTAGTTTAATTAGTTCCCACAATCTTTTAAACGGGTTCATATTCTTGCAAATTTAAAAATCAGGTGCAAAGATACAGATACTTTTATATTAATAGCAATACTATCATTTAAAAAAAATATTATTTTTTTTTTGATAGCAATACTTCAATTATTAGAATTAACCCTACTTTTGCAAAAAAATAATTTAATATGAAGTACAAGGTATCTTTCAAAGTAAACGAAGCTGTATATATTAAAGACCCTGAGCAAACTGAAGTAGGGGAAAAAATTGTCAAAAGTTCTATTGATTTGATTCACCTATTAGGCTTTGAAAATTTTACTTTTAAAAAATTAGCTGCTGAAATTGGAACAACGGAAGCTACTGTGTACCGCTATTTCGAAAATAAACACCGATTGCTATTGTATATTATAAGTTGGTACTGGAACTATATGGAGTTTTACCTTGAATTAAAGTTACAGAATGTTACAGACCCTAAAATGAAACTGAAATTAATTATTCAAACCTTGACAAACGAATTACCGGAAAGTTCTGCTGGTATGGAATACAATAAAGAGTATCTTAATCAAATATTAATTTCTGAAAGCACTAAAGTATTTTTGGTTAAGGAAGTAAATGAAATAAATAAAAGCGAAGTGTTCAAGCCATACAAGGATTTGTGTGCAAAAATTGCTGAATCCATCTCTCAATATAACCCCAAATACAAATATCCGAAATCACTAAGCAGTACCCTCATTGAAACTGCTCATTACCAGCAGTTTTTCTGTAATAACTTACCACGACTAACTGATATACAAACGAAGAATAAAGGCAATTTTACGGCTAATTTCCTTGATGATTTACTATTCAAAATACTGGGATGATTTAATACCGAAACTCAATATATAATAGTCAAAAAAAAGGGGGACTAATCCCCCCGCATCCCGATAATTATCGGGATTAAGCGGGGCTTTCGGGATGTAGTTCGGCATTACCATTCTAAAAATTAATATCTCCTGCCAAAGCTATTGTAACAGTTGAATAATCGTCCGTTTTATCTTTACCAATATAACAAACTTCCTTTTTGTCTTTGCTGCGATAGATAACAATCCCTCCTGCGACAGAAGTATTATGCATCGCCGGGTTTCCCAAAAGCACCCATTCATTTGGATACAATTGTTTCACTTGATCGAATGGTAAGAAATTAGTATCCATCATTGTAAATTTATGTGCAAATTTACTCAAGAATAATATT is a window of Bacteroidota bacterium DNA encoding:
- a CDS encoding ABC transporter ATP-binding protein, which encodes MNPFKRLWELIKLEKQEVWSIYYYSVLSGLLQLTVPVGIQAIIGFVMGATMVTSIYVLSLLVVLGVLLVGILQINQMKIIEKIQQNIFVRYAFDFAEKIPRFDLIKLDSYYLPEKVNRIFEAINVQKGISKLLLDIPTASIQIIFSLILLSLYHSIFILFGFLLLAVLYLMVRLTAKKGIRTSLQESGYKYEVVAWLQEMGRVIKSFKFSQGSQMNLKKTDENVHEYVLSRTAHFKVLLLQYRALVFFKVMITASMLIVGTNLLINQQINIGEFIAAEIVILTIINAVEKLIGSLDSIYDVITGLEKLASVTESVLEKEGSTILGRQENGLRVELINFSFEYPKQKLIFRDFSILVPEGSTVCISGAEGAGKTTFLKILSGNYSNFSGALLIDNKPIHQYKLESLRKQLGVYLLQEDIFKGTLFENISMGRASVTDMSIMQVANNLGIDFFKQLFQIGFDCAIDNAGKRPSSSMIKKILLLRALVDKPPLLLLEEPWLGLEIGMKDRITNYILHHTKNATVFITSNDESFAKKCDYKMLIDNREVTLLRNI
- a CDS encoding TetR/AcrR family transcriptional regulator, whose translation is MKYKVSFKVNEAVYIKDPEQTEVGEKIVKSSIDLIHLLGFENFTFKKLAAEIGTTEATVYRYFENKHRLLLYIISWYWNYMEFYLELKLQNVTDPKMKLKLIIQTLTNELPESSAGMEYNKEYLNQILISESTKVFLVKEVNEINKSEVFKPYKDLCAKIAESISQYNPKYKYPKSLSSTLIETAHYQQFFCNNLPRLTDIQTKNKGNFTANFLDDLLFKILG